TTGGCGAGCGCATAGGAAAAGCAGTCCCCGAAGTTAAGCCCGGCCGGATGACGCCCCTTCCCGAAATCCGAATAGGCTTGCCGTGCAGCATGCGCCTGTTCTTCAGTCACAGGCTCAATGACAATTCCGCTTTGCCGGAAGAACGCGTCGAACTGGCGCGCCCCAGCATCTTTTGTCTGAGCCTCAATGACGATTGCTACTTCAACGAAGGTTGCGGCGGAGATGCGGCACGAGTCTGCCTCGACGATCGCCTGCGCATAAATTTC
This portion of the Chromatiales bacterium 21-64-14 genome encodes:
- a CDS encoding VapC toxin family PIN domain ribonuclease; the encoded protein is MIVDSSALLAILFAEEDAEIYAQAIVEADSCRISAATFVEVAIVIEAQTKDAGARQFDAFFRQSGIVIEPVTEEQAHAARQAYSDFGKGRHPAGLNFGDCFSYALAKTASEALLFKGEDFKKTDITSVI